The genomic interval CAGCGTCATCCTCAAGAGCGGAACGAAGAGTCCCGAACAGTTGCTCAGCGACACCGCGCTGTTCTTGCACCGGCTGGACCAGAACCTGCCGCCCCGTGCCCGAGCGGCCCTGGCCCAGCGCACCGAGCAAGCGGCGGAGCTGGTGGGCAAGAAAGTGCTCGTCGTGGATGACGACATGCGCAACATCTTCGCCCTCACCAGCGTGTTGGAGAATCACGGCATGCAGGTGGTCTTCGCGGAGAACGGGCGGGCGGCCATCGAGACGCTCGAACACCACCGTGACGTGGACGTGGTTTTGATGGATGTGATGATGCCGGAGATGGACGGCTATGAGACCATGCGGGCCATCCGCAAGGACCCCAAGCAGGCCAGCTTGCCCATCATCGCCGTGACAGCGAAGGCACTGAAGGACGACCGGGAGAAGTGCATGGCCGCGGGGGCCAGCGACTACCTGCCAAAGCCCGTGGATACGGACAAGCTTTTGGAACTCATCCGTCTCTGGGTGGCGGCCTGAAGGGTCTGAATGATGGCTAGCGCACGACTCAACCTCGCCGGGCTTGGGACCGGCGGGGGGCCGCGCCTAGCCTGTCCGGCCAGTGAACGGTCTGGGCATACCGTGCTCCTATTTCAATGACGCCTAGCGAACACAACTCCGCCGAACGCCCCTTGGAGGGTGCCAGCCGCTCACGGGCCAGCATCCTGATGGTGGACGACCACCCGTCCAACCTGCTGGCGCTCGAGGCCATCCTCGAGCCGCTGGGTCAGGAGCTCGTCAAGGCGACCAGCGGCGAGGAAGCGCTCAAGTTCCTGCTCCAGCGGGACTTTGCCGTCATCCTGATGGACGTGCAGATGCCGGGCCTGGACGGCTTCCAGACGGCCACGCTCATCAAGCAGCGCGAGCGAACGCGCACCATCCCCATCATCTTCCTCACGGCGCTCAGCCGCGACGCGGCGCACATCTTCAAGGGCTATGCGCACGGCGCGGTGGACTACCTGCTCAAGCCGTTCGACCCCGAAATCCTCCGCTCCAAGGTCAGCGTCTTCGTGGATTTGTTCCTCAAGGAACAACAAATCCAACGGCAGGCGGCGCTGCTGCGGCAGCGCGAGCGCGAGGCGGTGGAGCGCCAGGGGGAGCTGCGCTACCGGCGGCTCACGGAGTCGCTGCCGGAGGTGATGTGGGCGGCGCGCGCGGATGGCTCGTTCACCTACGCGAACCGGGCGGGGCGCGACTACACGGGCATCCACGAGGACCAGCCGCTGTCGTTGACCGCGTTCCTGGAGTTCGTGCACCCGGTGGACCGGGAGGAGATGCGCGCGGCGTGGGAGGCGGCCGTCCGCTCCAGTCAGCGGGTGGAGCGCGAGTTCCGCCTGCGCCGGTTCGACGGTGTGTACCGCTGGCACCTGGCGCGCGCGGTGCCGGAGCGGGACGAGACGGGCTACGTGGTGGGCTGGATTGCCATCGCGACCGACATCGACGACAAGCGCCGCGCGGAGGAAGCGCTGGGGCGCTTCAAGATGACGCTGGATGCGACGCTGGACTGCGTCCTGATGTTCTCCCCGGACTCGCTCACGCTGACGTACGCCAACGCGGGCGCGGCGAAGCAGCTGGCCAGCAGCACGGATGAGCTGGTGGGGCTGTCGGTGCTGGAGGTGGAGAGCGCCTTCGACGAGGCGGGCTTCCGCAAGCTGCTCGCGCCCTTGGTGAGTGGCACGTTGCCCAGCCAGACGTATTCGACGACGCACCGGCGCAGGGACGGCACCGAGGTGCCCGTGGAGGTGGTGCTCCAGTTCGTGGCGGCGGCGGAGGGGCCCGGGCGGTTCATCTCCGTGGCGCGCGACATCACCGAACGTCAGCGCGCGGAGACGGCGCTGCGCCTGGCGAGCGACGCGAAGGACGCGTTCCTCGCGGCGGCGAGCCACGAGCTGCGCACGCCGCTGGCGGCGGCCAAGGGCCATGCGCACCTGGCGCTCTTGAAGCTGGGGGGCGAGACGGAGGCGGGGCCGGGCAAGTCGCTGAAAATCATCAACCGGCAAATCGACCGGATGGCCAAGCTGGTGGAGGACCTGCTGGACATCAGCCGGTTGCAGGCGGGCCGGCTGTCGCTGGAGCTGGAGAAGTTCGACTTGAGCCAGCTGGTGCAGGAGACGCGGGACCGGATGGCGGTGCTGTCCCAGGGCCACGAAATCCAGGTGGAGACCCCAGAGCACCTGGAGGGGATTTGGG from Myxococcus stipitatus carries:
- a CDS encoding hybrid sensor histidine kinase/response regulator; this translates as MTPSEHNSAERPLEGASRSRASILMVDDHPSNLLALEAILEPLGQELVKATSGEEALKFLLQRDFAVILMDVQMPGLDGFQTATLIKQRERTRTIPIIFLTALSRDAAHIFKGYAHGAVDYLLKPFDPEILRSKVSVFVDLFLKEQQIQRQAALLRQREREAVERQGELRYRRLTESLPEVMWAARADGSFTYANRAGRDYTGIHEDQPLSLTAFLEFVHPVDREEMRAAWEAAVRSSQRVEREFRLRRFDGVYRWHLARAVPERDETGYVVGWIAIATDIDDKRRAEEALGRFKMTLDATLDCVLMFSPDSLTLTYANAGAAKQLASSTDELVGLSVLEVESAFDEAGFRKLLAPLVSGTLPSQTYSTTHRRRDGTEVPVEVVLQFVAAAEGPGRFISVARDITERQRAETALRLASDAKDAFLAAASHELRTPLAAAKGHAHLALLKLGGETEAGPGKSLKIINRQIDRMAKLVEDLLDISRLQAGRLSLELEKFDLSQLVQETRDRMAVLSQGHEIQVETPEHLEGIWDRGRLDQVLTNLLSNAIRYSPEGGTVLVRLSREGKEGVHLSVKDSGVGIPKDKQALIFERFGRAHGSKYGGLGLGLTISQGIVEQHGGRIWVESPGVPGQGSTFNVWLPRETEPSSVSVHHAHGTRTAS